One genomic segment of Rhizobium viscosum includes these proteins:
- a CDS encoding AI-2E family transporter: protein MGIANGIRKQANKIRLGERHTSAWARTLQEAAEELPPAPMRRVEKDGLDVSMAWAIIGIFGILGLAAVYMMSLILIPITLAVVVGMILGMAAEKLSKLGVPRLANAALLSFAVALVIILLINSLAGPLTTLANEAPGFIERTTQRIMPYLERIEWLHITPATFQGGPMSIDALLENTGNVLHVVTTNLTPALVQGLIFFAALLLFLASRVSLRRTIIMTFRERAQRLAAIRVINAVEQALGFYFATASLIYVALGIVMTVIAYAGGLSMPVLWGFFAFLSSFIPYLGITMMTLAVAIAGIIAHDGVIIGLMPAAAFFTVHLVMENLIFPAVMGRRLEINPFIVFLAIIFWTWMWGAVGAMLALPLSLIVMTIIEELVIEERPQPQLPK from the coding sequence ATGGGAATCGCCAACGGCATCCGGAAACAGGCAAACAAGATCCGCCTCGGCGAACGCCATACCAGTGCATGGGCACGAACGCTTCAGGAAGCCGCCGAGGAACTTCCGCCTGCACCGATGCGTCGCGTCGAGAAGGACGGGCTCGATGTCAGCATGGCCTGGGCCATCATCGGCATCTTCGGCATCCTCGGGCTTGCCGCCGTCTATATGATGTCGCTGATCCTGATCCCGATCACGCTCGCTGTGGTCGTCGGCATGATCCTCGGCATGGCGGCAGAAAAGCTTTCAAAGCTCGGCGTGCCGCGGCTTGCCAATGCGGCACTCCTTTCCTTCGCTGTCGCGCTCGTCATCATCCTGCTGATCAATTCGCTTGCCGGTCCCCTGACGACGCTTGCCAATGAAGCGCCTGGTTTCATCGAGCGCACAACCCAACGCATCATGCCCTATCTGGAGCGGATCGAATGGCTGCACATCACGCCCGCCACCTTCCAGGGCGGGCCTATGTCCATCGATGCGCTGCTCGAAAACACCGGAAACGTACTGCATGTCGTAACGACCAACCTGACGCCGGCGCTGGTGCAGGGGCTGATCTTCTTTGCGGCGCTGCTGCTCTTTCTGGCGAGCCGCGTGAGCCTGCGCAGGACGATCATCATGACCTTCCGCGAACGTGCGCAGCGGCTGGCGGCGATCCGGGTCATCAATGCCGTGGAACAGGCGCTTGGCTTCTATTTCGCGACGGCCTCGCTGATCTATGTGGCTCTCGGCATCGTGATGACTGTCATCGCCTATGCGGGCGGGCTCTCCATGCCCGTCCTCTGGGGCTTCTTCGCCTTTCTTTCGAGCTTCATTCCCTATCTCGGCATAACGATGATGACCCTTGCGGTCGCCATTGCCGGCATCATCGCCCATGACGGCGTCATTATCGGCCTTATGCCGGCTGCAGCCTTCTTCACTGTTCACCTTGTGATGGAGAACCTGATTTTCCCCGCTGTCATGGGCAGGCGCCTGGAGATCAACCCGTTCATCGTCTTCCTGGCGATCATCTTCTGGACATGGATGTGGGGAGCGGTGGGCGCGATGCTGGCCTTGCCGCTTTCGCTCATCGTCATGACCATCATCGAGGAACTGGTGATCGAGGAAAGACCGCAGCCGCAACTGCCGAAGTAA
- a CDS encoding universal stress protein, producing the protein MYKKIIVPVEIGGIEKGEKIFRKAAMLLDNGGEIILLNVVEDIPTYVAIELPGNVVEGAMKEGRDRLNELVAKTGIPATVEVRNGPPADGILAAAESHGADLIMIASHIPDFYNYFIGATADRVVRHARCSVLVDR; encoded by the coding sequence ATGTACAAGAAGATTATCGTTCCAGTTGAGATCGGCGGCATCGAAAAAGGCGAGAAGATTTTCCGCAAGGCGGCAATGCTGCTCGACAATGGCGGCGAGATCATCCTCCTCAATGTCGTCGAGGATATTCCGACCTATGTCGCCATCGAATTGCCGGGAAACGTCGTCGAGGGCGCCATGAAGGAAGGCCGCGACCGGCTGAATGAGCTCGTTGCCAAGACCGGCATTCCGGCCACCGTCGAAGTCCGCAACGGCCCGCCCGCCGACGGCATTCTTGCCGCGGCGGAAAGCCACGGCGCCGACCTCATCATGATCGCCTCGCATATTCCCGATTTCTACAATTATTTCATCGGTGCCACCGCCGACCGCGTGGTGCGACACGCCAGGTGCTCGGTGCTGGTGGATCGGTAG
- a CDS encoding aldo/keto reductase: MTDTLSLDRYRLLGRSGLRVSPLSLGAMTFGTDWGWGADEQESRRMFDTYVDRGGNFIDTANQYTGGTSEKLVGRFAEGRRDELVIATKYTITSRPKDPNSGGNHRRSMVRSVEDSLKRLNTDYIDLFYLHAWDFTTSVEEVMRGLDDLVTAGKIVYVGISDTPAWQVARMQTLADLRGWSPLVALQIEYSLIERTVERELIPMAQELGLGVIPWSPLGMGVLTGKYSRSDLDIGAGTASAVGTRKNVAAGNGSLTERNLGIADVVKEIAAEIGKTPAQVAIAWTLTNPAVTSPIMGVKTMTQLEDNLGALDVVLSDEHRARLAEASAIILGFPHDFLAKPLTRGVMFGEVTIEPRR, from the coding sequence ATGACTGATACATTGTCCCTTGACCGCTACCGTCTCCTCGGCCGTTCCGGCCTGCGCGTTTCGCCGCTGTCGCTCGGCGCCATGACCTTCGGAACCGACTGGGGCTGGGGTGCAGATGAGCAGGAGTCGCGCCGCATGTTCGACACCTATGTCGATCGCGGCGGCAATTTCATCGATACCGCCAATCAATATACCGGCGGCACTTCGGAAAAACTCGTCGGCCGCTTTGCCGAAGGCCGCCGCGACGAGCTGGTGATTGCCACCAAATATACGATCACCTCGCGCCCGAAAGATCCGAACTCCGGCGGCAATCACCGCCGCAGCATGGTCCGTTCGGTGGAAGACAGCCTGAAGCGGCTGAATACCGATTACATCGATCTCTTCTATCTGCACGCCTGGGACTTCACGACCTCGGTCGAAGAGGTGATGCGCGGGCTCGACGATCTCGTTACTGCCGGCAAGATTGTCTATGTCGGCATCTCCGACACACCCGCCTGGCAGGTTGCACGCATGCAGACGCTCGCAGACCTGCGGGGTTGGTCGCCGCTGGTCGCCCTCCAGATCGAATACAGCCTGATCGAGCGCACGGTGGAGCGCGAACTGATCCCGATGGCGCAGGAACTCGGTCTCGGTGTCATTCCGTGGTCGCCGCTCGGCATGGGCGTCCTGACCGGCAAATACAGCCGCTCCGATCTCGATATCGGTGCCGGCACGGCGAGCGCCGTCGGTACTCGCAAGAATGTCGCTGCCGGTAACGGTTCGCTGACTGAACGCAATCTCGGCATTGCCGATGTCGTGAAAGAGATCGCCGCCGAAATCGGCAAGACGCCGGCACAGGTGGCGATTGCCTGGACACTCACCAATCCGGCCGTGACTTCGCCGATCATGGGTGTGAAGACGATGACCCAGCTCGAAGACAATCTCGGTGCCCTCGATGTCGTGCTGTCGGACGAGCATCGTGCCCGCCTTGCCGAGGCAAGCGCCATCATTCTCGGCTTCCCGCATGATTTCCTTGCCAAGCCACTGACGCGCGGCGTCATGTTCGGCGAGGTGACCATCGAGCCCCGTCGTTGA
- a CDS encoding phospholipase D-like domain-containing protein, with the protein MTVEDSQRVKLVAQQVAAASPPDVQADIKALMRSAEKPEWLSEAGRAMNVRYGGVRALMNRDQPVEEGVDVGPPPVGNDETIVFAVGTPVFLVKNNAVDIDSAREEARAWRRILTENAANVNRAMVSIGRVDVSNADRDYAGTAWVIDDGLVVTNRHVANLFAEASGTGFKFKIGFDARREIGVNIDFLEEYGNDVSDEVKIESIVWVAPESGPDVAFLKLKQKSSPVGRVKLDLAADLPVRNLPVAAIGYPASDSRFSDQRLAEKIFGGVFTKKRLAVGNLLAADENRVTHSCSTLGGNSGSPLLDIVTGRVTGLHYSGTEFIENDAVPAAVLQRCLQRARGLLQPLNGEITMSNNEGSGSGTSSGKVTFTVPLKITVELDTAALQSSLAGGPTLSASGPAIVVDATGSGTDPAAVAPIAMPTKEQVFAAVRSARSRFANREDVVAIKPGYRFENGEITDQRAVVIAVNRKLELGALEARGRTKLPDYIDGVRTDITVASAQDLFGIDLDEAATASWHTNYEPRDDLPLTRRPVSGKFVIHTGPDASWPQLGPFLSKTRKSLVVAMYDFGATNVATGVLDAVKGQAETISMVLQMGGKVHDGDLTDAEAVAQIRDAKGSKFDFAPASVGRNGIFDSAYHIKVAVRDHNAMWLSSGNWQSSNQPNVAPLTNKDDEASALRLYNREWHAILENAELSKLYEEHILRDLAEAKTVTEAGIVPEQLVFLPANLAMDTLEAPQKPRYFQPLTGERTIDVQPILTPDNYIDVVLPFIQSAKSRIYFQNQSFNTRTVGDNYRRLLDALLEKQKGGLDVRIIFRSFGSEDRDVISNAKDYGFDTNKIRKQKNCHTKGIIIDSEAVLMGSHNWTTAGTGFNRDASLIFYDVEIAKFYEEIFLYDWNRIGPAKIDENLPPPVLAPAGGETAPPSGYIAVPLSIALGR; encoded by the coding sequence ATGACAGTGGAGGACTCCCAGCGTGTCAAGCTGGTGGCGCAGCAGGTCGCCGCAGCCAGCCCGCCTGATGTGCAGGCCGATATCAAAGCGCTGATGCGCAGCGCCGAAAAACCTGAATGGCTCAGCGAAGCCGGCCGCGCCATGAACGTGCGCTACGGGGGCGTGCGCGCCCTGATGAACAGAGATCAGCCTGTCGAGGAAGGGGTGGATGTCGGGCCTCCACCTGTTGGCAATGACGAGACAATCGTCTTTGCCGTGGGCACGCCGGTTTTCCTCGTCAAGAACAATGCAGTCGATATCGACAGCGCCCGCGAGGAGGCCAGGGCGTGGCGCCGCATCCTCACGGAAAACGCCGCGAATGTGAACCGGGCGATGGTCTCGATCGGCCGTGTCGATGTAAGCAATGCCGATCGCGATTATGCCGGCACGGCCTGGGTGATCGACGATGGCCTCGTTGTCACCAACCGCCATGTGGCCAATCTTTTCGCCGAAGCAAGCGGCACCGGATTCAAGTTCAAGATCGGTTTCGACGCGCGCCGCGAGATCGGCGTCAACATCGATTTCCTGGAAGAATACGGCAATGATGTCAGCGACGAGGTAAAAATTGAGAGCATTGTCTGGGTCGCGCCGGAAAGCGGGCCTGATGTCGCCTTTTTGAAACTGAAGCAGAAGTCCTCGCCGGTCGGCCGCGTGAAACTTGACCTTGCCGCAGATCTGCCGGTGCGCAACCTGCCCGTCGCTGCAATCGGCTATCCCGCCAGCGATTCCCGCTTCTCCGACCAGAGGCTTGCCGAAAAGATCTTTGGCGGCGTCTTCACCAAGAAGCGGCTTGCGGTCGGCAATCTGCTGGCCGCGGATGAGAACCGTGTCACCCACTCCTGCTCCACCCTCGGCGGCAATTCCGGCTCTCCGCTGCTCGACATCGTCACCGGCAGGGTGACGGGGCTTCACTACAGCGGCACCGAATTCATCGAGAATGACGCGGTGCCTGCAGCCGTGTTGCAGCGCTGCCTGCAACGCGCTCGCGGACTGCTCCAGCCATTGAACGGGGAGATCACAATGAGCAATAACGAGGGAAGCGGAAGCGGCACCAGCAGCGGCAAGGTGACATTCACGGTACCATTGAAGATCACAGTCGAACTGGACACCGCTGCGCTGCAATCATCACTCGCTGGCGGGCCGACACTCTCCGCTTCCGGGCCTGCCATCGTCGTAGATGCGACTGGTTCCGGTACGGATCCGGCGGCCGTTGCGCCGATCGCGATGCCGACCAAGGAGCAGGTGTTTGCAGCGGTGCGCAGCGCGAGATCCCGGTTTGCCAATCGCGAGGACGTCGTCGCAATCAAGCCGGGCTACCGCTTCGAGAATGGCGAGATCACCGATCAGCGCGCCGTCGTGATCGCGGTCAATCGCAAGCTCGAATTGGGCGCCCTGGAAGCGCGCGGCCGCACGAAACTGCCTGATTACATCGATGGCGTTCGCACCGACATCACTGTCGCCTCGGCACAGGATCTCTTCGGCATCGATTTAGACGAGGCCGCGACGGCGAGTTGGCATACGAATTACGAGCCGCGCGACGATCTGCCACTGACCCGGCGCCCGGTCAGCGGCAAATTCGTCATCCATACCGGGCCTGACGCGAGCTGGCCGCAGCTCGGTCCGTTCCTGTCGAAGACCCGGAAGTCGCTGGTCGTTGCCATGTACGATTTCGGAGCGACGAATGTCGCCACTGGCGTGCTGGATGCGGTCAAGGGCCAGGCTGAAACCATCTCCATGGTGCTGCAGATGGGCGGCAAGGTGCATGACGGCGATCTGACGGATGCCGAAGCGGTCGCGCAGATCCGCGATGCGAAGGGCAGCAAGTTCGATTTCGCACCGGCGAGCGTCGGCAGAAACGGCATCTTCGATTCAGCCTACCATATCAAGGTCGCCGTGCGCGACCACAATGCCATGTGGCTTTCAAGCGGCAACTGGCAAAGCTCCAACCAGCCCAACGTCGCGCCTTTGACAAACAAGGATGACGAGGCATCTGCGCTGCGGCTCTACAATCGCGAATGGCATGCCATCCTTGAAAACGCCGAGCTCAGCAAACTCTATGAGGAGCATATTCTGCGCGATCTGGCAGAGGCCAAGACGGTAACGGAGGCAGGTATCGTGCCGGAACAGCTGGTCTTCCTGCCGGCCAATCTTGCCATGGACACGCTCGAAGCGCCTCAGAAGCCGCGCTATTTCCAGCCGCTGACCGGCGAGCGCACAATCGACGTGCAGCCAATCCTGACACCCGACAACTATATCGACGTCGTATTGCCATTCATCCAATCGGCCAAGAGCCGGATCTACTTCCAGAACCAGAGCTTCAATACCAGGACGGTAGGCGACAACTATCGCCGGCTTCTGGATGCGCTGCTCGAAAAGCAGAAGGGCGGACTCGACGTTCGCATCATCTTCCGCAGCTTCGGCTCCGAGGACCGCGACGTGATCAGCAATGCCAAGGATTACGGTTTCGACACCAACAAGATCCGCAAACAGAAGAACTGTCATACCAAGGGAATCATCATCGACAGCGAAGCCGTGCTGATGGGCAGCCACAACTGGACAACAGCCGGCACCGGCTTCAACCGCGATGCGAGCCTGATCTTCTATGATGTCGAGATCGCCAAATTCTACGAGGAAATCTTCCTCTACGACTGGAACCGTATCGGCCCGGCGAAAATAGACGAAAATCTGCCGCCGCCGGTGCTTGCACCGGCCGGAGGGGAAACGGCACCGCCGTCAGGCTACATTGCCGTCCCGCTTTCGATCGCGCTTGGGCGGTGA
- a CDS encoding VOC family protein — protein sequence MDRRQFLALATGGTFAATAGTPFNSRAGDYPMTSTETSYALTRPAYIDQSHLVVKDLAAVSGFYQKKLGLSMLEKTASGEVLGVAGLPLLTLTTDSNAREAPRNAAGLFHTAFLMPNRIELARWLRHAAHNNVAIEGASDHLVSEAIYLSDPEGNGIEIYADRPHESWKFHPDGMVEMATQRLDLQALYNSAPEDTWTGMADGTAIGHIHLQVGDIPQADAFYRDVLGLKVMARYPSASFFASGGYHHHLAANIWNSRGAGTRADHMTGLSDYKIRFNDKETLNKAVSKLDELEIKSEKRDGGVFLKDPWGIGLTLSA from the coding sequence ATGGACCGGCGACAATTCCTCGCGCTCGCTACGGGCGGCACATTTGCCGCCACCGCCGGTACGCCTTTCAATTCCAGGGCAGGAGATTACCCCATGACATCGACTGAAACCTCCTATGCGCTGACGCGCCCTGCCTATATCGACCAGTCGCATCTGGTCGTGAAAGACCTGGCCGCGGTCTCCGGTTTCTATCAGAAGAAGCTTGGCCTTTCGATGCTCGAAAAGACCGCAAGCGGCGAAGTTCTTGGCGTTGCCGGCCTGCCGCTGTTGACGCTGACAACGGATAGCAATGCGCGCGAGGCCCCCCGCAACGCCGCCGGCCTCTTTCACACCGCTTTCCTGATGCCAAACCGCATCGAACTTGCCCGCTGGCTGCGCCACGCCGCCCACAACAATGTTGCCATCGAAGGCGCATCCGACCATCTGGTCAGCGAGGCGATCTACCTTTCCGACCCGGAAGGCAACGGCATCGAAATCTATGCAGACCGGCCGCATGAAAGCTGGAAGTTCCACCCGGACGGCATGGTGGAAATGGCGACGCAGCGGCTCGACCTGCAGGCGCTCTACAACAGTGCACCAGAGGATACCTGGACCGGGATGGCTGACGGTACCGCGATCGGTCACATCCATCTGCAGGTCGGCGACATTCCGCAGGCGGATGCCTTCTATCGCGACGTGCTTGGCCTGAAGGTGATGGCCCGTTATCCGAGCGCAAGCTTCTTTGCGAGCGGCGGCTATCACCACCATCTCGCCGCCAATATCTGGAACAGCCGCGGCGCCGGTACCCGCGCCGACCACATGACCGGACTTTCCGACTATAAGATCCGTTTCAATGACAAAGAGACGCTAAACAAGGCCGTTTCCAAGCTCGACGAGCTTGAGATCAAGAGCGAGAAGCGCGACGGCGGCGTCTTCCTGAAAGACCCGTGGGGCATCGGGCTTACGCTTTCAGCATAA
- a CDS encoding NAD(P)/FAD-dependent oxidoreductase encodes MASDLHLNEATHDELVGGCSLWGRNSVRPAYQPLEQSFKTDIAIIGGGITGALAAEHLTARGFSVVVIDREQPGFGSTAASTAMLQWEIDRTLGELETLYGFERAAGIYRRSAACVAGLAKLIAAHGITCGFQPRNTLYFANNHEGARELMEERQLRRRAGLPGHYLEHPDLLTQYEFDRDAAIRSPGSAEADPLLLTRALLQIAFSRGAQLINASVTGLHSEGGHVTAETNGAHVIEARHVVLATGYSMPGLDMPKLHHTSSSWALATVPQKPDDLWRDGMLLWEDSHPYLYVRTTTDNRIIAGGEDDDTTDPEERDRKLPGKVMAIREKLKRLWPKADTRVEHAWCGTFGETADGLPLIGPLPGMSGVYAAYGYGGNGITFSYLAAQMIGAMLAGMYRDWFEDFALDRDAPTVRSFAADWMRTGDELR; translated from the coding sequence GTGGCATCCGACTTGCATCTCAACGAAGCCACCCACGATGAACTCGTAGGCGGCTGCTCGCTCTGGGGCAGGAACAGCGTGCGACCGGCCTATCAGCCGCTCGAACAGAGCTTCAAGACCGATATCGCCATCATCGGCGGGGGGATAACCGGTGCGCTTGCCGCCGAACATCTGACGGCGCGCGGCTTTTCGGTCGTCGTCATCGACCGCGAGCAGCCGGGGTTCGGCAGCACCGCGGCAAGCACGGCCATGCTGCAATGGGAGATCGACCGCACGCTCGGTGAGCTGGAAACCCTCTACGGCTTCGAGCGGGCGGCCGGCATTTATCGCCGCAGTGCTGCCTGTGTCGCGGGGCTTGCCAAGCTGATTGCCGCCCACGGGATTACCTGCGGTTTCCAGCCCCGCAACACGCTCTACTTCGCCAATAATCATGAGGGTGCGCGCGAACTGATGGAGGAACGACAGCTTCGCCGCCGGGCGGGACTGCCGGGCCATTATCTCGAACATCCCGATCTCCTTACCCAATATGAATTCGACCGCGATGCGGCGATCCGCTCGCCGGGTTCGGCGGAGGCCGACCCGCTGCTGCTCACCCGGGCCCTGCTGCAGATTGCCTTTTCGCGCGGTGCGCAGTTGATCAATGCCTCGGTGACCGGGCTTCACAGCGAAGGCGGACATGTGACGGCTGAGACGAACGGCGCCCATGTGATCGAAGCGCGGCACGTGGTGCTGGCGACCGGCTATTCCATGCCCGGCCTCGATATGCCGAAGCTGCATCACACCAGTTCCAGCTGGGCGCTCGCCACCGTGCCGCAGAAGCCTGATGATCTCTGGCGCGACGGCATGCTGCTCTGGGAAGACAGCCATCCCTATCTCTACGTGCGCACCACCACCGACAACCGTATCATCGCCGGCGGCGAGGACGACGACACCACCGATCCCGAAGAGCGCGACCGCAAGCTGCCGGGAAAGGTCATGGCGATCCGGGAGAAACTGAAGCGGCTGTGGCCGAAGGCGGATACGCGTGTGGAGCACGCCTGGTGCGGCACATTCGGCGAGACGGCGGACGGACTGCCGCTGATCGGCCCGCTGCCTGGCATGAGCGGCGTCTATGCCGCCTATGGTTATGGCGGCAACGGCATCACCTTCTCCTACCTCGCCGCGCAGATGATTGGGGCAATGCTCGCCGGCATGTATCGCGACTGGTTCGAGGACTTCGCCCTCGACAGGGATGCGCCGACTGTGCGGAGTTTCGCGGCGGATTGGATGCGGACCGGAGACGAACTGAGATAA
- a CDS encoding polysaccharide deacetylase family protein, whose product MKLFLLGSALLLAASSASAAETLAPAVTAHSPVAAGPKLVEPHLHIARSNISGHARIALTFDACMGEADERILSTLVNERIPATIFVTARWLKRNPKAVAVFLQNPDLFELENHGEKHIPAIDKPVLVYGIASAGSPDAVRQEVEGGAAAMVASGIPAPRWFRGSTAKYDLSAIGQIRAMGYRIAGYSVNGDGGSLLGAAVTEKRISSAKDGDVVISHINQPTHAAGEGVARALVDLKAKGTEFVRLQDVADTGDDKTTE is encoded by the coding sequence ATGAAACTCTTTCTTCTTGGTTCTGCGCTGCTCCTGGCTGCCTCGTCGGCATCCGCCGCCGAAACGCTTGCCCCTGCCGTGACCGCCCACTCACCGGTGGCAGCCGGCCCGAAGCTCGTTGAGCCTCATCTGCACATTGCTCGCTCCAACATATCAGGTCATGCCCGCATTGCGCTGACCTTCGATGCCTGCATGGGCGAGGCCGATGAGCGCATCCTCTCCACGCTCGTCAACGAGCGCATCCCGGCGACGATCTTCGTCACCGCCCGTTGGCTGAAGCGCAATCCGAAGGCGGTTGCCGTTTTTCTGCAGAATCCCGACCTTTTCGAACTGGAAAATCACGGCGAGAAGCATATCCCGGCAATCGACAAGCCGGTGCTCGTCTATGGCATCGCATCCGCCGGCTCGCCCGATGCCGTCAGGCAGGAGGTGGAGGGCGGTGCCGCCGCCATGGTTGCGTCGGGCATTCCGGCGCCCCGCTGGTTCCGTGGCTCGACCGCCAAATATGATCTCTCGGCCATCGGCCAGATCCGCGCGATGGGCTACCGCATTGCCGGCTATTCCGTGAATGGCGACGGCGGCTCGCTGCTCGGTGCCGCGGTTACCGAAAAGCGCATTTCCTCGGCCAAGGATGGCGACGTCGTCATCTCCCACATCAACCAGCCGACCCATGCGGCCGGCGAGGGTGTCGCCAGAGCGCTCGTCGATCTCAAGGCCAAGGGCACGGAATTCGTCCGACTGCAGGACGTTGCCGATACGGGCGACGACAAAACGACGGAATAG
- a CDS encoding DUF930 domain-containing protein — protein MSKRLVLFVSLAGLAASSALAVDPAIKKQLEKLDPATRLEQSCDTEAMSRINKDGTGFRPDKVIAYTFKDPIPSDDRLEAPGAVFRSKGDWYHLSYTCITGPQHINVRDLQYKIGDKVPKDKWTKYYLYD, from the coding sequence ATGTCGAAACGTCTGGTCCTGTTTGTGTCGCTTGCAGGCCTTGCCGCCTCGTCCGCCCTTGCTGTCGATCCCGCCATCAAGAAGCAGCTCGAAAAACTGGATCCGGCCACCCGCCTCGAGCAGAGCTGCGATACCGAAGCCATGAGCCGCATCAACAAGGACGGCACAGGCTTCCGGCCGGATAAGGTCATCGCGTACACATTCAAGGACCCGATCCCGAGCGACGACCGCCTCGAAGCCCCCGGCGCCGTCTTCCGCAGCAAGGGCGATTGGTATCACCTTTCCTACACCTGCATTACCGGCCCGCAGCACATCAATGTGCGCGACCTGCAGTACAAGATCGGTGACAAGGTGCCGAAGGATAAGTGGACCAAATATTATCTCTACGATTGA